AGCGGGCTAAGAGGTGTTCAAGACCTTCTCGAAGACCTGTCAGTCAGCGTCGGCACCGTCTCAGACACCTACATCGGAGCATCAACGGCAGATCCGGAGGCCGAGGCGATTCTGCGAGAGGCTTCGGAGGTCGCAGCTCAGCGGCTGAAGAAAGACATGCCCGACATAGAGTCGGGACACTTCATAACATAAAATAAATTAAAGGCCTCGGGGCTTTTCACAGAGGTTGACGGAGAAAGTTAGGCAACTGCTTGAGCAAGGGTTTCGACTGGGAGGAGAAACGCCGATTTCCTCGCCTAAGCCCTATGAAGCCAAATGGATGAGCAGATGGCGTGTAGACAGGGTTTTCGAAGCACAGCCTGAGCATGGGCGGCGAAAATTTTTCATCTGCGTTCCCTACTCTTACCAGAACGGGCCACTGCATCTCGGACATGGCTTCACATTCACCCGTGGAGATGCTGTCGCACGCTACATGAGGATGAGAGGCTATAATGTTTTGTTTCCTTGGGCGTGGCACTGGACGGGTGAAGCTGTTGCCGGAACAAGCGAGAGACTGAAGAAGGGCGACGAATCAGTTAGACGGATGCTTCTCGAGATAGACGGCGTCCCCGAGAGTCTTCTCAGCAACTTCACCCATCCCGAGTTCATCTGCGCCTACTACACCGCAGAGAACAGGAAGGTCGTGGACGCGATGGGCTGGTCGGTTGACTGGAGCCGCGAATTCCATACAACAGACCTACACCCCTACTACAGCAGGTTCATCGAGTGGCAGTATCATGTGCTTAGGCGGAATGGATTGCTTGTTCAGGGACGGCATCCAGTTGTCTGGTGCCCCAAGTGTCAGAGCGCGACAGGCGACCACGACAGGCTGCGTGGAGAAGGCATCTACCCGGAGGAATACACCATGGTCTTCTTCGAGCTGGATGGGGTTAAGCTTGCCGCGGCTACTCTGAGGCCCGAGACGATATTTGGTGTGACAAACGTCTGGATACATCCTGACGGCGTCTATCAAGTGGTTGAACGGAACGGCATCATGCTGCTGATGAGTAGGGAGGCTGTTGCGAAGCTGGGTGAGCAGCTTGGTCTCGGCAAAGTGGTGAAGGAGATGCATGGACGGGAGCTGCTGGGGAAATATGTGAAGTCACCGTTCACGGGCAGGGCTGTACCGATTCTGCCCGCTGAGTTTGTGGACGTCTCCCTTGGAACCGGCGTGGTTTACAGCGTGCCAGCACACGCACCCTACGACTACATCGCCGTCAAAGAACTCAAAAACAACCCAGCCAAGATGCGGGAAAAAGGACTAGACCCCAAGCTCGTGGAAACTATACAGCCCATCAAGGTGATAGAGACACCGGGCCTCGGTGAACACCCGGCCGTGGATGCTGTCGAGAGAGCGAGAATAACCAGCCAACTGGATGAGAGGCTCGAGGAATTAACCAGAGACATTTACTCCAAGGAGTTTTACTCGGGGAAGATGGTTGTCGACGAGTTTCGGGATGTCTCGGTCTCTGTCGCAAGGGAGAAGGTCATAGAGAGGCTGAGGCAGAACGGTGACGGTGATGTTTTCTACGATCTCTCAGGCAAGGTCATCTGCAGGTCAGGCGACGAATGCATAGTTAAGATTGTTGATGACCAGTGGTTTCTCAACTTCTCCAACCCCGAGTGGAAGGCGAGAGTTAAGAGCCTCATCTCCTCGATGAATGTGTATCCTGAAGCTGCGCGGACATGGCTTCTGAACGTTGTCGACTGGCTTCATGACTGGGCGTGTACACGGAAAACCGGTCTCGGAACACGTCTTCCATGGGACCCGTCCTGGATAATCGAGACACTCAGCGACTCAACCATCTATCCAGCCCTCTACACAATCAGCAAAATCCTCAACAAGTTCCCCGAGAAAGCGGCCAAACTAGGCGTCGATGTATTTGACTATGTTTTCCTCGGGTTGGGCGACCCACGCCAGCTAGCCGAGAAATACGGAATAGGGCAGGAGCATATCGAGTCCATGAGGAGAGAGTTTCTCTACTGGTATGGTGTGGACCTCCGTGTCTCGGGGAAAGACCTTGTCGCAAACCATCTCACTTTCTACCTCTTCCATCACACGGGAATTTTCGAGGAAAGGCACTGGCCACGTGGTGTGGCGGTGAACGGCATGATAACCATCGAGGGAAACAAGATGTCGAAGAGCAGGGGAAACTTCGTGACACTCAAGCAAGCGCTCGCAAGACATGGAAGCGATGCGACAAGGCTTGCTCTCCTTCTCAGCGCAGAGGACCTCGACGACCCTGACTGGCGCGATAAAGCAGCCGAGGAAGCGGGCGCCTTCGTCAAAAACTTCCTATCAATCGTTGAAAAAATCGCGAAAGAGGCCAGTGATGACGTTGGGCCGTGTGATGAATGGCTTCTCGCGGCCACGGATAGAAGCTGTGAAATTGTTGCGGAGAATTTGGAGAAGCTGAAGACGAGGTCTGCCTGCAGCGAAGCGGTCTACGGCATGCTCAACAACTGGCGATGGTACATAAGGAGAAACAGGGATAGGATAACGCGTGCGGCCAAAGTTTTCGCCGAGAAATGGATTCTCATACTCTCACCATTCGCTCCCTTCGCCGCCGAAGAGGCGTGGGAGAAGCTCGGCATGAAGGGCTATGCTTCTCTACAGGAGTGGCCTAAACCCTCCACGGGCTCAGATAGAGGGAAGGTGCTTTTCTCCGAGATGGTGTTGGAGAGTTTGTTATCTGATGTACGGGAGGTTCTGGGGCTTGTGAAAGGCATTCCTGTCGAGGTCAAGCTATATCGTGCCGCTGCATGGAAAAACGAGGCCGCTAAGGTGATGCTCTCCAGCCAAGAGTCCAACGGTTTCGAGGCGGTGAAAAGAAACAGGCCCGAGCTATTTCGACGAGACCCCGCAACCATCCGAAAAATAGCCGACAACATCAGAGATTTGACACAGAAAGCATCATCGCACAAAGAGCAGCCAACAACCTTGGTGGCACAACTGCTGGAAAACGAGACAAAGCTCCTCAAAGAGCTTGCAGACTTCATCAAACATGAGCTCAACATAGAAACAACTCTTCATGACGAAGAAGATGCGGTAGGCGACAGAGAAAAAGCAAAGGCTAGGCAAGCTCTTCCGCTTAAACCAGCCATCTACGTTTTGGCGAAATGACGCAAACACGGATACTCTTCGTAATCCTCTCAGGCCCCAACGACTTTGAGAAAGCGAGACAGGGCCTCCGCATCGCCAGAAACATAGCCAAGGAAAAAATCGCAACCGAGGTAAAACTTCTGTTCGTCGGCCCCGGAACC
The sequence above is drawn from the Candidatus Caldarchaeum subterraneum genome and encodes:
- a CDS encoding leucyl-tRNA synthetase, with translation MTEKVRQLLEQGFRLGGETPISSPKPYEAKWMSRWRVDRVFEAQPEHGRRKFFICVPYSYQNGPLHLGHGFTFTRGDAVARYMRMRGYNVLFPWAWHWTGEAVAGTSERLKKGDESVRRMLLEIDGVPESLLSNFTHPEFICAYYTAENRKVVDAMGWSVDWSREFHTTDLHPYYSRFIEWQYHVLRRNGLLVQGRHPVVWCPKCQSATGDHDRLRGEGIYPEEYTMVFFELDGVKLAAATLRPETIFGVTNVWIHPDGVYQVVERNGIMLLMSREAVAKLGEQLGLGKVVKEMHGRELLGKYVKSPFTGRAVPILPAEFVDVSLGTGVVYSVPAHAPYDYIAVKELKNNPAKMREKGLDPKLVETIQPIKVIETPGLGEHPAVDAVERARITSQLDERLEELTRDIYSKEFYSGKMVVDEFRDVSVSVAREKVIERLRQNGDGDVFYDLSGKVICRSGDECIVKIVDDQWFLNFSNPEWKARVKSLISSMNVYPEAARTWLLNVVDWLHDWACTRKTGLGTRLPWDPSWIIETLSDSTIYPALYTISKILNKFPEKAAKLGVDVFDYVFLGLGDPRQLAEKYGIGQEHIESMRREFLYWYGVDLRVSGKDLVANHLTFYLFHHTGIFEERHWPRGVAVNGMITIEGNKMSKSRGNFVTLKQALARHGSDATRLALLLSAEDLDDPDWRDKAAEEAGAFVKNFLSIVEKIAKEASDDVGPCDEWLLAATDRSCEIVAENLEKLKTRSACSEAVYGMLNNWRWYIRRNRDRITRAAKVFAEKWILILSPFAPFAAEEAWEKLGMKGYASLQEWPKPSTGSDRGKVLFSEMVLESLLSDVREVLGLVKGIPVEVKLYRAAAWKNEAAKVMLSSQESNGFEAVKRNRPELFRRDPATIRKIADNIRDLTQKASSHKEQPTTLVAQLLENETKLLKELADFIKHELNIETTLHDEEDAVGDREKAKARQALPLKPAIYVLAK